GCCGAAGGTGCCGCGCAGGGTCGCGCGGGCGTACCGGCCCAGGCTCTCGCGGTGCAGTTCCTCGTTCTCCGCGGCGAACTCGTCGACGGCCGTCGCCGGCCCGGCCACGGTGACCACCTGGCCGCGCAGTGCCTCGGCGGTGGTGTCGAGCAGTACCCGCCCATGGTCGAGCAGGAGTACGTGCTCGATCAGCTCGCCGACCTCGTCGATGAGGTGGGTGGAGAGCACGACCGTGCGGGGGTGCTCGGCGTAGTCGGTGAGCAGGTGGTCGTAGAAGAGGTGCCTGGCGACGGCGTCGAGGCCGAGGTACGGCTCGTCGAAGAGGGTCAGCGGGGCCCGGGAGGCGAGTCCGATGATGATGCCGAGCATCGAGTGCATGCCTCGGGACAGCTTCCGGACGTGTCGGTCGAGCGGCAGGCGGAAGTCCGCGAGCAGCGTCTGCGCGAAGTCCTCGTCCCAGTCGGGAAAGAGCAG
The nucleotide sequence above comes from Plantactinospora soyae. Encoded proteins:
- a CDS encoding ABC transporter ATP-binding protein codes for the protein MSTVVSAEGITRRFRDVTALDQVSFTLEENKIHGLLGRNGAGKTTLMQIMTGHGFATSGQLTIFGQSPYENETVMSRVCFIREGQTYPQHFKVRHALESARLLFPDWDEDFAQTLLADFRLPLDRHVRKLSRGMHSMLGIIIGLASRAPLTLFDEPYLGLDAVARHLFYDHLLTDYAEHPRTVVLSTHLIDEVGELIEHVLLLDHGRVLLDTTAEALRGQVVTVAGPATAVDEFAAENEELHRESLGRYARATLRGTFGPAERAQAKALGLDVEAVSLQDIVIRLTTAQAKAGTTTSGSAASLRKETVR